The following are from one region of the Phycisphaeraceae bacterium genome:
- a CDS encoding serine/threonine protein kinase: protein MSDHSKTQAQETTATQPTSEPSVPLVAPMPQRIGRYALEERIAAGGMGVVYRARHIETTGVVALKLLRHDLASESGLARFRRESQLLSQLRHPTIATVYDAGTESIGGTDVPYIAMEYVPEAETITSYARKNNLSTRERIELFAKVCRGVHHAHEHRIIHRDLKPSNILIDPEGNPKIIDFGVAKTFNPESTIEAGHTLSGQVIGTIKYMSPEQSRDSASIDHRSDIYSLGVVLYELVCGRMPYRIDGVTPIEALQIIQDRDPAQPSTHTGSLSRDLETIILRMLSKERSRRFPTALKVAEDLENYLAGRPIWARGDSVLYVWKKELALARERGPWLTAVGIWVLAIIIAMIFGPSIWYHKSGLAGRYTGFITRVAGEDSHVPRHVAVIGLRDIEALAREAPALGLAPINPAAIQSVRPAHAALLDRLAECSVRSVAIDFVFLNCAPEYDAPLLSSIERLSAQGISTVVGKRSFHPGTAENPGFCAEYARVARAGAIVVSPGRQSSGFAVRLGVYSQETKDTYISFGVAAFAATRHPGLDYEATLDDGFVRLNYREDAGGVGRRQLAGGFDLLPATEIGPIPIFDPIFGIKAGDPVASSAFSMPAAAFDESEPFTTDMVDALRMPIEDLRRRVRDKAVVVIDLRPGMDEDVDPAGRTFHKGYLWACWLDQALGGTTVRGPGERWAMQQVLIGAALGAIVLPIPFFRKRVISVGFLCFLTAATILLSVVLLRMESMLFVPLLGLFAMWIAGLFAVLIPPRLET from the coding sequence ATGTCTGACCACTCAAAAACCCAGGCACAGGAAACGACCGCGACACAACCGACCTCTGAACCGTCGGTGCCGCTGGTTGCGCCGATGCCGCAGCGCATCGGCCGCTATGCGCTTGAAGAGCGGATTGCTGCGGGCGGAATGGGTGTGGTCTATCGCGCGAGGCATATTGAGACAACGGGCGTTGTCGCGTTGAAACTGCTCAGGCACGATCTCGCAAGCGAGAGCGGGCTTGCGCGCTTTCGGCGTGAATCGCAGTTGCTCAGCCAGTTGCGTCACCCGACCATTGCGACGGTCTATGACGCGGGGACTGAATCTATCGGCGGCACCGATGTGCCGTACATCGCGATGGAGTACGTGCCCGAAGCCGAGACGATCACGAGTTACGCTCGCAAGAACAATCTGAGCACGCGCGAGCGAATCGAACTGTTTGCGAAGGTCTGCCGTGGCGTGCACCATGCGCACGAACACAGGATCATCCATCGCGATCTCAAGCCGAGCAACATTCTCATCGACCCGGAGGGCAACCCGAAGATTATTGATTTCGGCGTTGCCAAGACATTCAACCCGGAATCGACGATTGAAGCGGGGCACACGCTAAGCGGGCAGGTGATCGGAACGATCAAGTACATGTCGCCCGAACAGTCGCGCGACTCGGCGTCGATCGATCATCGCTCAGACATCTATTCGCTCGGGGTCGTGCTGTATGAGCTGGTGTGCGGGCGCATGCCGTATCGCATCGATGGCGTGACACCGATCGAGGCGTTGCAGATCATTCAGGATCGAGATCCGGCTCAGCCTTCAACCCACACCGGGTCACTCTCTCGGGATCTTGAGACAATCATTCTGCGGATGCTGTCGAAGGAACGGTCCAGACGATTCCCGACAGCGCTCAAAGTCGCGGAGGATCTGGAGAATTACCTGGCGGGGCGCCCGATCTGGGCGCGCGGCGACAGCGTGCTGTACGTCTGGAAGAAAGAGCTCGCGCTGGCTCGCGAGCGTGGCCCGTGGCTGACTGCGGTAGGAATCTGGGTGCTGGCGATTATCATCGCCATGATTTTTGGCCCGTCGATCTGGTATCACAAGTCGGGGCTTGCTGGTCGGTACACGGGATTCATCACGCGCGTCGCCGGGGAAGACTCGCATGTGCCGCGTCATGTCGCCGTCATCGGGCTGCGTGATATCGAGGCGCTGGCGCGCGAAGCACCGGCGCTGGGTCTGGCACCGATCAATCCCGCAGCAATCCAGAGCGTCAGACCTGCGCACGCCGCTCTGCTTGATCGTCTGGCGGAGTGCTCGGTGCGCAGTGTTGCGATAGATTTTGTCTTTCTCAATTGCGCCCCGGAATACGACGCCCCACTGCTCAGCTCGATCGAGCGACTCTCGGCCCAAGGGATCAGCACGGTGGTCGGGAAGCGCAGTTTCCATCCTGGAACGGCGGAGAATCCGGGATTTTGCGCGGAGTATGCCCGTGTGGCGCGAGCAGGCGCGATCGTTGTTTCGCCGGGAAGGCAGTCGTCCGGGTTTGCGGTTCGGCTGGGGGTCTATTCGCAGGAGACGAAGGACACGTACATCAGTTTCGGCGTCGCGGCGTTTGCAGCCACGCGGCACCCGGGACTCGACTACGAGGCAACGCTCGATGACGGGTTTGTGAGGCTGAACTATCGCGAAGACGCGGGAGGCGTCGGACGCCGACAACTCGCAGGCGGTTTTGACCTCCTGCCCGCAACCGAGATTGGTCCGATCCCGATCTTTGACCCGATCTTCGGCATCAAGGCGGGTGACCCGGTTGCATCATCGGCCTTCAGCATGCCCGCGGCAGCATTCGATGAGTCCGAGCCCTTTACGACTGATATGGTGGACGCCTTGCGCATGCCGATCGAGGATCTTCGCCGGCGCGTTCGCGATAAGGCGGTTGTCGTCATTGACCTGCGGCCGGGGATGGACGAAGACGTGGACCCGGCCGGGCGCACGTTTCACAAGGGGTACCTGTGGGCGTGCTGGCTGGATCAAGCGCTGGGCGGCACAACCGTGCGCGGTCCGGGCGAGCGCTGGGCCATGCAGCAAGTCCTGATCGGCGCAGCGCTTGGCGCGATTGTGCTCCCGATCCCGTTCTTCCGCAAACGCGTTATCTCGGTTGGTTTTCTGTGCTTCTTGACAGCCGCAACCATACTTTTGAGTGTTGTGTTGCTACGGATGGAGTCCATGCTGTTCGTGCCGCTGCTGGGGTTGTTTGCAATGTGGATTGCAGGACTGTTTGCAGTTTTGATCCCCCCGAGACTCGAAACCTGA